A region from the Manihot esculenta cultivar AM560-2 chromosome 13, M.esculenta_v8, whole genome shotgun sequence genome encodes:
- the LOC110630536 gene encoding protein UNUSUAL FLORAL ORGANS — MEAFNGAIPLPPSYTFTASSSSTTSANNITNPWMDSRIWGKLPQRLLDRVIAFLPPPAFFRARCVCRRWYALLFSNSFLELYIQLSPRHHWFLFFKHKSLKSYIYRNNSSSGNGQSRTNFEGYLFDPNDIAWYRISFALVPPGFSPAASSGGLICWVSDEAGTKNLVLCNPLVGSLSQLPPTLRPRLFPSIGLTVGPSSIDVAVAGDDLISPFAVKNLSTECFHIDAGGFYSLWGTTSSLPRLCSLESGQMIYAGDQFYCMNYSPFSVLAYDVATNNWRNIQAPMRRFLRSPSLVESTGKLILVAAVEKSKLNVPKSLRLWGLQSCGTTWVEIERMPQQLYIQFSELEAGRGFNCVGHGEFIAIMIRGSDKSLLFDICRKRWQWIPPCPYVYGGGVSIGDDSGELHGFAYQPRLAVPVTALLDQLTLPFQSFN; from the coding sequence ATGGAGGCTTTTAATGGTGCAATACCCTTACCCCCATCTTACACTTTCACTGCTAGTAGTAGCAGCACTACTTCTGCCAATAATATCACCAATCCTTGGATGGACAGCAGGATATGGGGCAAACTACCTCAGAGACTGCTTGATCGAGTCATCGCTTTTCTTCCACCTCCAGCTTTTTTTCGAGCTCGCTGTGTCTGCCGGAGATGGTATGCTCTCTTGTTTTCCAACAGCTTTCTTGAGCTCTATATCCAGTTATCACCACGCCACCACTGGTTTCTGTTCTTCAAGCACAAAAGCCTTAAGAGCTATATTTATAGGAACAATAGCTCGAGTGGGAATGGCCAAAGTAGAACCAATTTTGAAGGGTACCTCTTTGATCCTAATGATATTGCATGGTACCGAATTTCCTTCGCTCTGGTTCCACCTGGATTCTCTCCTGCTGCTTCTTCTGGTGGTTTAATATGTTGGGTCTCAGATGAGGCCGGTACAAAAAATCTTGTCCTTTGCAACCCACTTGTTGGTTCTCTATCTCAATTGCCACCCACATTAAGACCACGCCTCTTTCCTTCAATTGGCTTAACTGTTGGACCATCCTCCATCGACGTTGCAGTTGCAGGAGATGACTTGATTTCTCCATTTGCAGTTAAGAATTTATCCACTGAATGCTTTCATATTGATGCGGGTGGGTTTTATTCTCTATGGGGCACCACTTCCTCCCTACCAAGGCTTTGTAGCCTAGAATCCGGTCAAATGATTTATGCTGGCGATCAATTCTACTGCATGAACTATAGCCCATTCAGTGTTTTGGCTTATGATGTAGCAACAAACAATTGGCGTAACATTCAAGCTCCCATGCGAAGATTTCTACGTTCACCAAGCCTGGTTGAGAGCACAGGAAAACTGATTCTTGTGGCAGCAGTGGAGAAGAGCAAGCTCAATGTACCAAAGAGCTTGAGACTTTGGGGGTTACAATCTTGTGGAACGACATGGGTAGAGATCGAAAGGATGCCTCAGCAACTTTACATTCAATTCTCAGAACTGGAAGCTGGTCGTGGGTTTAACTGTGTTGGGCACGGCGAGTTTATCGCGATTATGATTCGAGGATCTGATAAGTCTCTGCTGTTTGATATCTGCAGGAAGAGGTGGCAGTGGATTCCTCCCTGTCCTTACGTTTATGGTGGTGGTGTCAGCATTGGAGATGATAGTGGTgaattgcatggttttgcttaCCAGCCAAGGTTGGCTGTTCCAGTTACTGCGCTTCTTGATCAGTTGACACTTCCCTTTCAGTCGTTCAATTAA
- the LOC122721467 gene encoding zinc finger protein CONSTANS-LIKE 3-like — MKNCELCKFPARIYCESDRACICWDCDTKVHGANFLVSRHARNLLCQTCESITPWKATGARLDRTVSICDLCANGANLKKEKPEEPSDDVSTEDGDDLSTGDRLEDERAADNQVVPRSSASPPPAISSSSSSSSSSQETVSGFTRRVFCESVNVKSLKRSREGLIDLRSMFQVDADRSASPRCYGVPALTTQVRGGGGDGETVSVDCSLSWRPLKDRRTETECSFKAGSRSVAVIVSLERLHQHSNEEPNKSETVDADSSGNASRPI, encoded by the exons ATGAAGAACTGCGAGCTATGCAAGTTTCCCGCGAGGATCTACTGTGAATCGGATCGGGCTTGCATCTGCTGGGATTGCGATACAAAAGTTCACGGAGCCAACTTTCTCGTCTCTCGACACGCGCGCAACCTTCTCTGCCAGACCTGTGAATCTATCACTCCATGGAAAGCTACCGGTGCTAGACTCGACCGCACTGTTTCCATCTGCGATCTATGTGCAAATGGAGCTAATCTTAAAAAGGAAAAACCTGAGGAGCCTAGTGATGATGTAAGCACTGAGGACGGTGATGATCTTTCCACCGGCGACAGATTGGAGGACGAGAGGGCTGCTGATAATCAGGTGGTTCCAAGGTCATCTGCCTCGCCGCCACCGGCTATcagttcttcctcttcttcttcttcgagtAGCCAAGAGACTGTGAGTGGATTCACTCGCAGAGTCTTTTGTGAATCTGTGAATGTGAAATCTTTGAAACGGTCGCGCGAGGGTTTAATAGATCTTCGGTCTATGTTTCAG GTCGACGCCGACCGCTCAGCTTCTCCACGGTGTTACGGTGTACCAGCGTTGACAACTCAGGTGAGAGGCGGAGGCGGTGACGGAGAAACCGTTTCTGTTGACTGCTCCCTGTCCTGGAGGCCTCTAAAAGACCGGAGAACTGAAACGGAGTGCTCCTTTAAGGCCGGTTCGAGATCTGTGGCGGTTATCGTTTCCCTTGAGAGATTGCATCAACACAGTAACGAGGAACCGAACAAATCTGAAACCGTCGATGCTGATTCATCGGGGAACGCTAGCCGACCGATTTGA